The following coding sequences lie in one Pseudomonas monsensis genomic window:
- the sbcB gene encoding exodeoxyribonuclease I, which yields MTSIFWYDYETTGINPRSDRPLQVAGIRTDHALNEIDEPVNLYCQPSEDILPHPAACAITGITPSQLAEQGLSEADFMTRVHAQLAAPGTCGAGYNTLRFDDEMTRYSLYRNFFDPYAREWQGGNSRWDLIDVVRAAYALRPDGLVWPTDDEGRVTLKLERLTAANHIDHGHAHEALSDVRATIALARLIREKQPKLYDWLFQLRSKQKVMDQIRLLQPLVHVSGRFSAARSYVGVVLPLAWHPKNRNALIVCDLHLDPQGLLDLDAQTLRQRLYTRRDDLPEGQLPVPLKLIHINRCPVVAPLAVLRGEDQQRLGLDMALYQARALRLTDAQQVWKDKVAAIYASEDFIPSEDPEQQLYDGFIGDRDRRLCEQVRSADPAQLAQEQWPFDDERLPELLFRYRARNFPDTLNSEEQERWRIFCQQRLSAPEWGAPNTLASFTEAADEWMHSATASQKEVLNQWQNYVQALRKRLDL from the coding sequence GTGACTTCTATCTTCTGGTACGACTACGAAACCACTGGCATCAATCCCCGTAGCGATCGCCCGTTGCAGGTGGCGGGGATTCGCACTGACCACGCGCTCAACGAAATCGACGAGCCGGTCAACCTCTACTGCCAGCCCAGCGAAGACATCCTGCCGCATCCGGCCGCCTGTGCCATCACCGGTATCACCCCGAGCCAGCTCGCCGAACAGGGCTTGAGCGAAGCCGATTTCATGACCCGCGTGCACGCGCAGCTTGCTGCGCCAGGCACGTGTGGCGCGGGTTACAACACCCTGCGTTTCGATGATGAGATGACGCGTTACAGTCTGTATCGCAATTTCTTCGACCCCTATGCCCGCGAGTGGCAGGGCGGGAACAGTCGCTGGGATCTGATTGATGTGGTGCGTGCGGCCTATGCCTTGCGCCCCGACGGTCTGGTCTGGCCGACCGATGACGAAGGCCGGGTGACCCTCAAGCTCGAACGCCTGACCGCCGCCAATCACATTGATCACGGGCATGCCCACGAAGCGTTGTCCGACGTGCGCGCGACCATCGCCCTAGCGCGCTTGATCCGTGAGAAGCAGCCAAAACTCTATGACTGGCTGTTTCAGTTGCGCAGCAAGCAGAAGGTGATGGATCAGATTCGCCTGTTACAGCCTTTGGTGCATGTGTCCGGGCGCTTCTCGGCGGCGCGCAGTTACGTCGGTGTGGTGCTGCCACTGGCCTGGCACCCGAAGAATCGCAATGCCTTGATCGTCTGCGATCTGCACCTCGATCCGCAGGGCTTGCTCGATCTTGACGCGCAGACCCTGCGCCAGCGGCTGTACACCCGTCGTGACGATTTGCCCGAAGGCCAACTGCCGGTGCCGCTCAAGCTGATTCACATCAATCGTTGCCCGGTGGTCGCGCCCCTGGCGGTGTTGCGTGGCGAAGATCAGCAGCGTCTGGGGCTGGACATGGCGTTGTATCAGGCACGAGCACTGCGACTAACTGACGCACAACAAGTTTGGAAAGATAAAGTCGCGGCCATTTATGCCAGCGAAGATTTCATCCCCAGCGAAGATCCGGAGCAACAGTTGTACGACGGATTTATCGGTGACCGCGATCGACGTCTATGTGAGCAAGTCAGAAGCGCTGACCCTGCTCAACTAGCGCAAGAGCAATGGCCTTTCGATGATGAACGTTTGCCCGAATTGCTCTTTCGATATCGAGCGCGCAACTTTCCCGATACGTTGAATTCTGAAGAGCAAGAACGCTGGCGGATATTTTGTCAGCAGCGTTTGTCTGCGCCGGAATGGGGCGCTCCGAATACCTTGGCATCTTTTACAGAGGCGGCCGACGAATGGATGCATAGTGCGACGGCGAGTCAGAAAGAGGTGCTCAATCAATGGCAGAATTATGTCCAGGCATTACGCAAACGTTTGGATCTTTGA
- a CDS encoding RDD family protein, translated as MLEPTALPRKAPLTPPLDTRYQVETPEGIDLPLRPAGLMVRAVAFTIDLGIRGAIMAVLFIALAFLGKLGMGLGSLLLFAISWWYMVLFEVLRQGRSPGKQWMGLRVVHDDGTPVGWSASLLRNLLRFVDLLPFGYFLGAISCLQHPTFKRLGDMAAGTLVVYSERPLTRPPLPSAEPRRSPIALSLNEQRAILGFAERQGELSVSRVNELAALLAQPLHISAPKAVAELNGIARGLLGPT; from the coding sequence ATGCTCGAGCCTACAGCACTGCCAAGGAAAGCACCGCTGACCCCGCCGCTGGATACGCGGTATCAGGTCGAAACGCCGGAAGGCATCGACCTGCCATTGCGCCCGGCCGGGTTGATGGTGCGGGCCGTGGCCTTCACGATCGATCTGGGCATTCGCGGCGCGATCATGGCCGTGCTGTTTATCGCTCTGGCGTTTCTCGGCAAGCTCGGCATGGGTCTGGGCTCGCTGCTACTGTTTGCGATCAGCTGGTGGTACATGGTGCTGTTCGAAGTGTTGCGTCAGGGCCGCTCACCGGGCAAACAGTGGATGGGCCTGCGCGTGGTGCACGACGACGGTACGCCCGTCGGCTGGTCGGCTTCGCTGCTGCGCAACCTGCTGCGCTTCGTCGATCTGCTGCCGTTCGGCTACTTCCTCGGCGCCATCAGTTGCCTGCAACACCCGACCTTCAAACGGCTTGGCGATATGGCAGCGGGCACGCTGGTGGTCTACAGCGAGCGGCCACTGACTCGCCCGCCATTGCCGAGCGCCGAACCTCGTCGATCGCCCATTGCCCTCAGCCTCAACGAACAACGCGCCATCCTCGGTTTTGCCGAACGTCAGGGCGAGTTGTCAGTGTCGCGGGTCAATGAACTGGCAGCATTGCTGGCCCAGCCACTGCATATCTCCGCGCCGAAGGCAGTCGCGGAACTCAATGGCATCGCCCGTGGCTTGTTGGGGCCGACATGA